One Streptomyces hundungensis DNA segment encodes these proteins:
- the qcrB gene encoding cytochrome bc1 complex cytochrome b subunit yields MAGRGERIADWADGRTGIHRLARSNLRKIFPDHWSFMLGEICLYSFVVIILTGVWLTLFFKPSMTEVVYDGSYVPLNGQRVSEAFDSTMRISFEVRGGLLIRQIHHWAALVFVAAMFVHMMRVFFTGAFRKPREVNWLFGFGLLFLGMLDGFFGYSLPDDLLSGTGIRFIEGVILSVPVVGTYLQMFLFGGEFPGTDIVPRFYSLHVLLIPGIMLGLLVAHLILVFFHKHTQFAGPGRTERNVVGAPLMPVYLAKAGGFFFLVFGVIAAVAAVASINPIWAFGPYRPDQVSTGAQPDWYMGFAEGLIRVMPGWEINAWGHTLALGVLIPFLLFPTILGAIAVYPFVEGWITRDRREHHLLDRPRNAPVRTALGAAWISLYLVTLVGGGNDLFATHLHLSLNAITWTVRVGFFAVPVLVFEITRRWCLGLQRRDRALVLHGRETGRIKKLPHGEYVEIHEPLPAERLHTLTAHEQPEPPAVEDRSLRARLARAYFGGGGQVRKATEREYAAALASGHEWDGQ; encoded by the coding sequence ATGGCAGGGCGCGGAGAGCGGATCGCCGACTGGGCGGACGGGCGGACGGGCATCCACCGCCTGGCCAGGAGCAATCTGCGGAAGATCTTTCCGGACCACTGGTCGTTCATGCTGGGCGAGATCTGCCTGTACAGCTTCGTCGTCATCATCCTGACCGGCGTGTGGCTGACCCTGTTCTTCAAGCCGAGCATGACCGAGGTGGTCTACGACGGCTCGTACGTCCCGCTGAACGGGCAGCGGGTCTCCGAGGCCTTCGACTCCACGATGCGCATCAGCTTCGAGGTGCGCGGCGGGCTGCTGATCCGGCAGATCCACCACTGGGCGGCGCTCGTCTTCGTCGCGGCGATGTTCGTCCACATGATGCGGGTGTTCTTCACCGGCGCCTTCCGCAAGCCGCGCGAGGTCAACTGGCTCTTCGGCTTCGGCCTGTTGTTCCTCGGCATGCTGGACGGCTTCTTCGGCTACTCGCTCCCCGACGACCTGCTCTCGGGCACCGGGATCCGCTTCATCGAGGGGGTGATCCTCTCGGTGCCGGTGGTCGGCACGTACCTCCAAATGTTCCTGTTCGGCGGGGAGTTCCCGGGCACGGACATCGTTCCGCGCTTCTACAGCCTGCACGTCCTGCTCATCCCCGGCATCATGCTCGGCCTGCTCGTGGCCCATCTGATCCTGGTCTTCTTCCACAAGCACACCCAGTTCGCCGGCCCCGGCCGCACCGAGAGGAACGTGGTGGGCGCGCCGCTGATGCCGGTCTACCTGGCGAAGGCGGGCGGCTTCTTCTTCCTGGTGTTCGGCGTCATCGCGGCGGTCGCGGCGGTCGCCTCGATCAACCCGATCTGGGCGTTCGGCCCCTACCGCCCCGACCAGGTCTCCACCGGCGCCCAACCCGACTGGTACATGGGCTTCGCCGAGGGCCTGATCCGGGTCATGCCCGGCTGGGAGATCAACGCATGGGGCCACACCCTGGCCCTCGGCGTCCTGATCCCCTTCCTCCTCTTCCCGACGATCCTCGGAGCGATCGCCGTCTACCCCTTCGTCGAGGGGTGGATCACCCGTGACCGGCGCGAACACCACCTCCTGGACCGGCCGCGCAACGCGCCGGTGCGCACCGCGCTGGGCGCCGCCTGGATCAGCCTGTATCTGGTGACGCTGGTCGGTGGCGGCAACGACCTGTTCGCCACGCACCTCCACCTCTCGCTCAACGCGATCACCTGGACGGTGCGCGTCGGGTTCTTCGCGGTCCCGGTCCTGGTCTTCGAGATCACCCGCCGCTGGTGCCTGGGGCTCCAGCGGCGCGACCGCGCACTGGTGCTGCACGGCAGGGAGACGGGCCGGATCAAGAAGCTGCCGCACGGCGAGTACGTTGAGATCCACGAACCGCTCCCCGCCGAGCGCCTGCACACCCTCACCGCCCACGAACAGCCCGAACCCCCCGCCGTCGAGGACAGATCGCTGCGGGCCCGGCTCGCGCGCGCCTACTTCGGCGGGGGCGGCCAGGTCCGCAAGGCGACGGAACGCGAGTACGCGGCGGCCCTCGCGTCCGGCCACGAGTGGGACGGGCAGTGA
- a CDS encoding TetR/AcrR family transcriptional regulator, translating into MAPSKNEKKSPPLRSDARRNRDLLLAAARDLFAEQGLNVPLDEIAKRAGVGNATLYRRFPTRGDLVEAVFHEDLKAVMASGEEARLAQDAWGALTAYLEGVCALLARDRGVGDLMTTGIRGVPTLDAIHAHNHATVSELMRRAAEAGELRTDVVPEDLLFALSALGTSLPAVEAIRPGSWRRPLALLLDGFRSTAQRPLPERPLTPTETDRVYRQMGGEPPES; encoded by the coding sequence ATGGCACCCTCGAAGAACGAGAAGAAGTCCCCGCCGCTGCGGAGCGATGCCCGGCGCAACCGGGACCTGCTGCTCGCGGCGGCGCGGGACCTCTTCGCCGAGCAGGGGCTCAACGTTCCGCTCGACGAGATCGCCAAGCGCGCGGGGGTGGGCAACGCGACGCTCTACCGGCGCTTCCCGACCCGGGGCGACCTGGTGGAGGCCGTCTTCCACGAGGACCTGAAGGCGGTGATGGCCTCCGGCGAGGAGGCCCGCCTCGCGCAGGACGCGTGGGGCGCGCTCACCGCGTATCTGGAAGGGGTGTGCGCGCTGCTCGCCCGGGACCGGGGCGTGGGCGACCTGATGACCACGGGCATCCGGGGCGTCCCGACCCTGGACGCGATCCACGCGCACAACCACGCGACCGTGAGCGAACTGATGCGGCGGGCGGCCGAGGCCGGCGAACTGCGCACGGACGTGGTCCCGGAGGACCTCCTGTTCGCCCTGAGCGCGCTGGGCACCTCGCTCCCGGCGGTGGAGGCGATCCGCCCCGGCTCCTGGCGCCGCCCCCTGGCCCTCCTCCTGGACGGCTTCCGCTCCACGGCCCAACGCCCGCTCCCCGAAAGGCCGTTGACTCCGACGGAGACGGACCGCGTCTACCGGCAAATGGGCGGCGAGCCGCCGGAGTCCTGA
- a CDS encoding APC family permease, which produces MTETLSAPQALAPATGPTPQKLKRSIGVVGGTLLTLSCVTPASTLFVVVPDLFATLGTYTALTIAIGSLLCIGVAFCYSELGTLIPSAGGEYAMVSTMAGRLAGWLVFVLSLLVVMIVPPVIAMGTADYLAPIVHIPAPLAGAGVMLLATLAGLLDLRANAWITGIFLVLEVIAAGVVAVLGFAHSERGASALVHGSVAGDSGAPSTVTAMMVISGLAIALFITQGFSTAVYLSEELEHPRRNVARTVLATLAISTAVILLPVVAITVGAPDLAALTSGNLSEMVTAWSNSAVGTFVSLCVALAIINAGIVMVIQNSRVLFASARDKAWPEPVNRGLSRLGRFGSPWVATLLVGVPGAGLCFVKLDTLYGVTGVSVTAMYLLVAVAALLCRRGAHKDVPAWRMPLWPAVPVLLIVVLAYILTQQETQYLLWTGGITAAATLYWALYLRPRRATRWLVSIPEDAQA; this is translated from the coding sequence ATGACGGAAACGCTCAGCGCCCCCCAGGCGCTCGCCCCCGCGACCGGCCCCACCCCGCAAAAGCTCAAGCGGTCCATCGGCGTGGTGGGCGGCACCCTCCTCACGCTGTCCTGCGTGACGCCCGCCTCCACCCTCTTCGTCGTCGTGCCCGACCTCTTCGCGACGCTCGGCACCTACACCGCGCTCACCATCGCGATCGGCTCGCTGCTCTGTATCGGCGTGGCGTTCTGCTACTCCGAGCTGGGCACCCTCATTCCCAGCGCGGGCGGCGAGTACGCAATGGTGTCGACGATGGCGGGACGCCTCGCGGGGTGGCTGGTGTTCGTGCTGTCGCTGCTCGTGGTGATGATCGTGCCGCCCGTCATCGCGATGGGCACCGCCGACTACCTCGCCCCGATCGTGCACATACCCGCACCCCTCGCGGGCGCCGGCGTCATGCTGCTCGCCACCCTGGCCGGCCTGCTCGACCTGCGCGCCAACGCCTGGATCACCGGAATCTTCCTGGTGCTCGAAGTCATCGCGGCCGGTGTGGTCGCCGTACTCGGCTTCGCCCACAGCGAGCGCGGCGCCTCCGCCCTCGTACACGGCTCGGTCGCGGGCGACAGCGGGGCGCCCTCCACGGTCACCGCGATGATGGTGATCTCGGGGCTCGCCATCGCCCTCTTCATCACCCAGGGCTTCTCCACCGCCGTCTACCTCTCGGAGGAGCTGGAGCACCCCCGGCGCAACGTCGCCCGCACCGTGCTCGCCACGCTCGCCATCTCAACGGCCGTGATCCTGCTGCCCGTTGTCGCCATCACCGTGGGCGCGCCCGACCTCGCCGCCCTCACCAGCGGCAACCTCAGCGAGATGGTCACCGCCTGGTCGAACTCCGCGGTGGGCACCTTCGTCAGCCTCTGCGTCGCCCTCGCGATCATCAACGCGGGCATCGTCATGGTCATCCAGAACTCCCGCGTCCTGTTCGCCTCCGCCCGCGACAAGGCCTGGCCCGAGCCGGTCAACCGGGGCCTGTCCCGGCTCGGCCGGTTCGGCTCCCCGTGGGTGGCCACCCTCCTCGTCGGCGTCCCCGGCGCGGGCCTGTGCTTCGTCAAGCTCGACACCCTCTACGGCGTCACCGGCGTCTCCGTCACCGCGATGTACCTCCTGGTCGCCGTCGCCGCCCTGCTCTGCCGACGCGGCGCCCACAAGGACGTCCCGGCCTGGCGGATGCCGCTGTGGCCTGCGGTGCCGGTCCTGCTCATCGTCGTACTCGCCTACATCCTCACCCAGCAGGAGACCCAGTACCTGCTCTGGACCGGCGGCATCACCGCCGCGGCCACGCTGTACTGGGCGCTCTACCTGCGGCCGCGCCGCGCGACCCGCTGGCTCGTCAGCATCCCCGAGGACGCCCAGGCCTGA
- the tsaD gene encoding tRNA (adenosine(37)-N6)-threonylcarbamoyltransferase complex transferase subunit TsaD, translating to MGFPVVLGIESSCDETGAGLVRGGRLLGHAVASSMDEHARYGGVVPEIAARAHVHSFTPVVQLALEQAGLRARDIDAVAVTTGPGLSGALQVGLAGAKALAYTLDVPLYGVHHLAGHVAADTLEHGPLPNPCMVLIVSGGHTSLLLVRDLARDPIQHLGDTLDDAAGECFDKVARVFGLPYPGGPAIDRAARGGDAGAVPFPRPLTGPRDDPYAFSFSGLKTAAARWAERHAGSPLPVADGSAALQEAIADVLTRKAVAACRAHGVDTLVVVGGVAANSRVRSLAEQRCGEAGITLRVPPLKLCTDNGAMIAAVGDLLVRAGAEAAPLDVSIDPSAPLEYAALHPVARAARVA from the coding sequence GTGGGGTTTCCGGTGGTGCTGGGGATCGAGTCGTCCTGCGACGAGACCGGGGCCGGTCTCGTGCGGGGAGGGCGACTGCTCGGGCACGCGGTGGCGTCGAGCATGGACGAGCACGCCCGGTACGGCGGAGTGGTACCGGAGATCGCCGCCCGCGCCCATGTCCACTCCTTCACCCCGGTCGTCCAACTCGCCCTGGAACAGGCCGGGTTGAGGGCGCGGGACATCGATGCGGTCGCCGTGACGACCGGCCCCGGACTGTCCGGCGCGCTCCAGGTCGGGCTCGCGGGCGCCAAGGCGCTGGCGTACACCCTGGACGTACCGCTGTACGGGGTGCACCACCTCGCCGGGCACGTGGCCGCCGACACCCTGGAGCACGGCCCGCTGCCGAACCCGTGCATGGTGCTGATCGTGTCCGGCGGGCACACCTCGCTCCTTCTCGTACGGGACCTGGCGCGCGACCCGATCCAGCACCTCGGCGACACCCTGGACGACGCGGCGGGCGAGTGCTTCGACAAGGTCGCCCGCGTCTTCGGGCTGCCCTACCCCGGCGGCCCCGCCATCGACCGGGCGGCCAGGGGCGGTGACGCGGGGGCCGTGCCGTTCCCCCGGCCGCTGACCGGGCCGCGCGACGACCCGTACGCGTTCTCCTTCTCCGGGCTCAAGACGGCCGCCGCCCGCTGGGCCGAACGGCACGCCGGTTCCCCGCTGCCCGTCGCCGACGGCTCGGCGGCCCTCCAGGAGGCCATCGCCGACGTGCTGACCCGCAAGGCGGTGGCCGCCTGCCGGGCGCACGGCGTGGACACCCTCGTCGTGGTGGGCGGGGTCGCCGCGAACTCACGGGTGCGCTCGCTCGCCGAACAGCGCTGCGGCGAGGCCGGGATCACCCTGCGCGTGCCGCCCCTGAAGCTGTGCACGGACAACGGCGCGATGATCGCCGCGGTGGGCGACCTGCTGGTGCGGGCGGGTGCCGAGGCCGCGCCGCTGGACGTCTCGATCGACCCGTCCGCCCCGCTGGAGTACGCGGCCCTGCACCCGGTGGCACGGGCCGCGCGCGTCGCGTGA
- a CDS encoding aminotransferase class I/II-fold pyridoxal phosphate-dependent enzyme: MTTELSTDALAGLLDQARQDYAALAARGLKLDLTRGKPAPEQLDLSEDLLSLPGGRYTSADGTDVRNYGGLQGLAELREIFAEVLQVPAGQLLAAGNSSLELMHDCLVHAMLSVVPGAESHWVDQERLAFLCPVPGYDRHFALCERFGIEMIPVPMTDAGPDMDVVERLVAEDAGIKGIWCVPKYSNPSGVSYSDETVARLARMETAAPDFRIFWDNAYAAHHLTDEPVEIADLLGACASAGHADRAFVFGSTSKITAAGAGVAFFGSSPANVQWLLANNAKRSIGPDKVNQLRHVLFLRDADGVRAHMERQRALLQPKFETVQRILESELGGTGLASWTVPKGGYFVTLEVPEGCAKEVVARAGQAGVVLTPAGATHPYGDDPQDATIRIAPSYPGLAELEQAILGLTACVRLVGYEKLLAA; encoded by the coding sequence ATGACCACCGAGTTGAGCACCGACGCCCTGGCCGGGCTGCTCGACCAGGCCCGGCAGGACTACGCGGCCCTTGCGGCCCGCGGCCTCAAGCTCGACCTCACCCGGGGCAAGCCCGCACCCGAGCAGCTCGACCTCTCCGAGGACCTGCTCAGCCTGCCCGGCGGCCGCTACACCTCCGCCGACGGCACGGACGTACGCAACTACGGCGGCCTCCAGGGCCTCGCCGAGCTCCGCGAGATCTTCGCCGAGGTGCTCCAGGTGCCGGCCGGGCAGCTGCTCGCCGCGGGCAACTCCAGCCTGGAGCTCATGCACGACTGCCTGGTGCACGCGATGCTGAGCGTCGTCCCGGGCGCCGAGTCGCACTGGGTCGACCAGGAGCGCCTCGCGTTCCTGTGCCCGGTGCCCGGCTACGACCGGCACTTCGCGCTGTGCGAGCGGTTCGGCATCGAGATGATCCCGGTGCCGATGACCGACGCGGGCCCGGACATGGACGTCGTGGAGCGCCTGGTCGCCGAGGACGCGGGCATCAAGGGCATCTGGTGCGTGCCGAAGTACAGCAACCCCAGCGGTGTCAGCTACAGCGACGAGACGGTGGCCAGGCTCGCCCGGATGGAGACCGCGGCCCCCGACTTCCGGATCTTCTGGGACAACGCGTACGCCGCCCACCACCTCACGGATGAGCCGGTGGAGATCGCCGACCTGCTCGGCGCCTGCGCGAGCGCCGGTCACGCGGACCGCGCCTTCGTCTTCGGCTCCACCTCGAAGATCACGGCCGCCGGTGCGGGCGTCGCCTTCTTCGGCTCCTCGCCCGCCAATGTGCAGTGGCTGCTCGCCAACAACGCCAAGCGCTCGATCGGCCCGGACAAGGTCAACCAGCTGCGCCATGTGCTGTTCCTGCGGGACGCGGACGGCGTACGCGCCCACATGGAGCGCCAGCGCGCCCTGCTCCAGCCGAAGTTCGAGACCGTCCAGCGGATCCTGGAGAGCGAGCTCGGCGGCACGGGCCTGGCGAGCTGGACCGTCCCCAAGGGCGGCTACTTCGTCACCCTCGAAGTGCCCGAGGGCTGCGCGAAGGAGGTCGTGGCGCGGGCCGGTCAGGCGGGCGTCGTGCTGACCCCGGCCGGTGCGACGCACCCGTACGGCGACGACCCTCAGGACGCCACGATCCGTATCGCGCCCAGCTACCCGGGCCTGGCCGAGCTGGAGCAGGCGATCCTCGGCCTGACCGCGTGTGTGCGGCTCGTCGGGTACGAGAAGCTCCTGGCGGCCTGA
- a CDS encoding alpha/beta fold hydrolase, with protein sequence MEISMRGRRWRVAAGATALVALAGAGVWSATGASGAPAVHREDVVLDLPGARIDTSFFTAGTSRDKRPAVLIGHGFGGSKNEVRGQAEQLARDGYAVMTWSARGFGKSTGHIGLNDPESEVKDVTRLIDWLARRPEVRLDAPGDPRVGVTGVSYGGAISLLAAGYDKRVDAIAPEMTYWNLSDVFFPNGVYKKLWAGVFVSTAGGCQKFEPDICALYNRVATAGRPDAEAEKLLESKSPSAVGDRIKVPALIVQGQTDSLFPLGQADAMAKRIAANGAPVSVDWIAGGHDGGDRESGRTQARVTRWFDRYLKDDKGADTGPAFRITRTGGLNSTDGSAQLRGASSDSYPGLGSGRHTLALTGREQSFDNPPGGAPPAISAVPGLGAGLGGLSSLGVGLSLDFPGQYARFETAPLTTGVHLTGAPTVTLKVTSSADEAVLFGKVYDVGPDGKQQVLPSQLVSPLRVDGAKNGRTVELTLPAVDHNVEAGHRLRLVVAATDLGYASPAAPATYTVALGAGGLSVPTVPAARTASAGLSWWVWGLPLAGALIGGALLITRRTHTPAPDPDLAQVPLQITDLSKKYAKSSDRYAVRELSFRVERGQVLGLLGPNGAGKTTTLRMLMGLIRPDGGEIRVFGHAIRPGSPVLSRVGAFVEGAGFLPHLSGRENLELYWRATGRPEEDSRIEEALEIAGLGDALQRAVRTYSQGMRQRLAIAQAMLAMPDLLILDEPTNGLDPPQIREMRDVMIRYAEGGRTVIVSSHLLSEVEQSCTHLVVMDRGRLVQAGPVAEITGGSDTVLVTTAEPVAEAVVDKVAALAGVGSAVRTDDGLLVRLEGATTTELIAELLRLDVQLTGVGPHRRLEDAFLTLIGGSA encoded by the coding sequence ATGGAGATCAGCATGCGCGGACGCCGATGGCGGGTGGCCGCGGGGGCGACCGCCCTCGTCGCCCTGGCCGGCGCCGGCGTCTGGAGTGCCACGGGCGCCTCGGGCGCCCCCGCCGTGCACCGTGAGGACGTGGTGCTCGACCTGCCGGGAGCGAGGATCGACACCTCGTTCTTCACGGCGGGCACCTCCCGGGACAAGCGGCCCGCCGTGCTGATCGGGCACGGCTTCGGCGGCAGCAAGAACGAGGTGAGGGGCCAGGCCGAACAGCTCGCTCGGGACGGGTACGCGGTCATGACCTGGTCCGCGCGCGGCTTCGGCAAGTCCACCGGCCACATCGGCCTCAACGACCCGGAGTCGGAGGTCAAGGACGTCACTCGGCTCATCGACTGGCTGGCCCGCCGCCCCGAGGTGCGGCTCGACGCGCCGGGCGACCCGCGCGTCGGCGTGACCGGGGTCTCCTACGGCGGGGCGATCTCGCTGCTCGCCGCCGGATACGACAAGAGGGTCGACGCGATCGCCCCCGAGATGACGTACTGGAACCTGTCGGACGTCTTCTTCCCCAACGGCGTCTACAAGAAGCTGTGGGCCGGGGTCTTCGTCTCCACGGCCGGCGGCTGCCAGAAGTTCGAGCCCGACATCTGCGCCCTGTACAACCGGGTCGCCACCGCCGGCAGGCCGGACGCCGAGGCCGAGAAGCTCCTGGAGTCCAAGAGCCCGTCCGCCGTGGGCGACCGGATCAAGGTGCCCGCGCTGATCGTCCAGGGCCAGACGGACTCGCTGTTCCCGCTCGGCCAGGCCGACGCGATGGCGAAGCGGATCGCCGCCAACGGCGCGCCCGTCTCAGTCGACTGGATCGCGGGCGGCCACGACGGCGGCGACCGCGAGAGCGGCCGCACCCAGGCCCGCGTCACCCGGTGGTTCGACCGCTATCTGAAGGACGACAAGGGCGCCGACACCGGCCCCGCCTTCCGCATCACCCGCACCGGGGGCCTCAACTCCACCGATGGATCGGCCCAGTTGAGGGGCGCGAGCAGTGACAGCTACCCCGGTCTGGGAAGTGGGCGGCACACCCTCGCGCTCACCGGGCGCGAGCAGAGCTTCGACAATCCGCCCGGCGGCGCCCCGCCCGCCATCTCCGCGGTGCCCGGCCTCGGCGCGGGCCTCGGGGGCCTCTCCTCGCTCGGCGTCGGCCTCTCGCTCGACTTCCCCGGCCAGTACGCCAGGTTCGAAACGGCGCCCCTGACCACCGGCGTCCACCTCACCGGCGCGCCCACCGTCACCCTCAAGGTCACCTCCAGCGCCGACGAGGCCGTGCTCTTCGGCAAGGTGTACGACGTCGGCCCCGACGGCAAGCAGCAGGTGCTGCCCTCCCAACTCGTCTCCCCGCTGCGGGTCGACGGCGCGAAGAACGGCAGAACCGTCGAGCTGACCCTGCCCGCCGTCGACCACAACGTCGAGGCAGGACACCGGCTGCGCCTCGTCGTGGCCGCCACCGACCTCGGCTACGCCTCCCCGGCCGCGCCCGCCACGTACACCGTGGCCCTGGGCGCGGGCGGTCTGAGCGTGCCCACCGTGCCGGCCGCGCGCACCGCGTCGGCGGGCCTGTCCTGGTGGGTGTGGGGGCTGCCGCTCGCCGGGGCCCTGATCGGCGGCGCGCTCCTGATCACCCGGCGCACCCACACCCCGGCCCCCGACCCGGACCTTGCCCAAGTGCCGCTCCAGATCACCGACTTGAGCAAGAAGTACGCCAAGTCCAGCGACAGGTACGCCGTGCGCGAGCTGTCCTTCCGCGTCGAACGGGGCCAGGTGCTCGGCCTCCTCGGGCCCAACGGCGCGGGCAAGACCACCACCCTGCGGATGCTGATGGGTCTCATCCGGCCCGACGGCGGCGAGATCCGCGTGTTCGGCCACGCCATCCGGCCGGGCTCGCCGGTCCTCTCGCGGGTCGGCGCGTTCGTCGAGGGCGCGGGATTCCTGCCGCATCTCTCCGGCCGCGAGAACCTGGAGCTCTACTGGCGGGCGACCGGCCGCCCCGAAGAGGACTCCCGCATCGAGGAGGCCCTGGAGATCGCCGGCCTCGGCGACGCCCTCCAGCGCGCGGTGCGCACCTACTCACAGGGCATGCGCCAGCGGCTCGCCATCGCACAGGCCATGCTCGCCATGCCGGACCTCTTGATCCTCGACGAGCCGACCAACGGGCTCGACCCGCCGCAGATCCGCGAGATGCGGGACGTGATGATCCGTTACGCCGAGGGCGGCCGCACCGTGATCGTCTCCAGCCACCTCCTGTCCGAGGTCGAGCAGTCCTGTACGCATCTGGTGGTGATGGACCGCGGCCGGCTCGTGCAGGCGGGACCGGTCGCCGAGATCACGGGCGGGAGCGACACCGTGCTCGTCACGACCGCCGAACCCGTCGCCGAGGCCGTCGTGGACAAGGTGGCGGCGCTGGCCGGCGTCGGCTCCGCGGTGCGCACCGACGACGGGCTCCTGGTCCGCCTCGAAGGGGCCACCACCACCGAGCTGATCGCCGAACTCCTGCGCCTGGACGTGCAGTTGACCGGTGTCGGCCCGCACCGCCGCCTGGAGGATGCCTTCCTCACCCTGATCGGAGGTTCCGCGTGA
- a CDS encoding ABC transporter permease codes for MESPAGETAPGYRARHTLPLRVEAVRQLKRRRTLVMGAVLGALPFVLIVAFAIGGSPSSRNGRITLMDTATASGANFAATCLFVSAGFLLVVPVALFCGDTVASEASWSSLRYLLAAPVPRARLLWSKLAVALGFSAAAIVLLPLVALAAGTVAYGWGPLRIPTGGSLGAGEALPRIAVAVAFVFVSQLVTAALAFWLSTRTDAPLGAVGGAVGLTIVGNVLDAVTALGHWRDFLPAHWQFAWADALQPHLEWGGMLKGSAVSVAYALVLFALAFRGFARKDIVS; via the coding sequence ATGGAGTCCCCGGCGGGCGAGACGGCCCCCGGCTACCGCGCCCGGCATACCCTGCCGCTGCGCGTCGAGGCCGTACGGCAGTTGAAGCGCCGGCGCACCCTGGTGATGGGCGCGGTGCTCGGCGCGCTGCCGTTCGTCCTGATCGTCGCATTCGCCATCGGCGGCAGCCCGAGCAGTCGCAACGGCCGCATCACCCTGATGGACACGGCGACCGCGTCCGGTGCCAACTTCGCCGCGACCTGCCTCTTCGTCTCGGCCGGCTTCCTGCTGGTGGTGCCCGTCGCGCTGTTCTGCGGCGACACCGTCGCCTCGGAGGCGAGCTGGTCCTCGCTGCGCTATCTGCTCGCGGCGCCGGTTCCCCGGGCCCGGCTGCTGTGGTCGAAGCTGGCGGTGGCCCTCGGGTTCAGCGCGGCCGCGATCGTGCTGCTGCCCCTGGTGGCGCTGGCGGCGGGCACCGTCGCGTACGGCTGGGGGCCGCTGCGGATCCCCACCGGCGGCTCACTCGGCGCGGGCGAGGCCCTACCGCGTATCGCGGTCGCCGTCGCCTTCGTCTTCGTGTCCCAACTGGTCACCGCCGCGCTGGCGTTCTGGCTCTCCACCCGCACGGACGCGCCGCTGGGCGCGGTCGGCGGCGCGGTGGGCCTGACCATCGTCGGCAACGTCCTGGACGCGGTGACCGCGCTCGGCCACTGGCGGGACTTCCTGCCAGCGCACTGGCAGTTCGCCTGGGCCGACGCGCTCCAGCCGCACCTGGAGTGGGGCGGCATGCTCAAGGGCTCGGCGGTCTCCGTCGCGTACGCCCTGGTGCTGTTCGCGCTGGCCTTCCGCGGATTCGCCCGCAAGGACATCGTGTCCTAG
- a CDS encoding maleylpyruvate isomerase family mycothiol-dependent enzyme, giving the protein MTIDHDRYCDELVRQTAELRATLSGADLSVTVPTCPDWTLRELATHVGRAHRWAGRIVSTKATEPVPPKEVPGGKGPEGDDPAALDAWLAEGAESCAAALREAGPDLSVWSWAGETTASFWSRRMTHETAVHRADAAGTVGAPYTLPADVAADSLDEWLDLITFVQSFKQSEAPLGEPGQSLHLHATDVPGAEWLIEIGEQGFTWRRAHAKATVAVRGPLTDVLRVFHRRLPTDTPTVEILGEAAVFDHWLATTAF; this is encoded by the coding sequence ATGACGATCGACCACGACAGATACTGCGACGAACTGGTCCGCCAGACCGCCGAGTTGAGGGCCACCCTGTCCGGCGCCGACCTCTCGGTGACGGTGCCCACCTGCCCGGACTGGACGCTGCGCGAGCTGGCCACGCACGTGGGCCGGGCCCACCGCTGGGCCGGCCGCATCGTGAGCACCAAGGCCACCGAACCGGTCCCGCCGAAGGAGGTGCCCGGCGGCAAGGGCCCCGAGGGCGACGATCCGGCCGCCCTGGACGCCTGGCTCGCCGAGGGCGCCGAGAGCTGCGCCGCGGCCCTGCGCGAGGCCGGGCCCGACCTGTCGGTGTGGTCCTGGGCGGGCGAGACGACCGCCTCGTTCTGGTCGCGCCGGATGACCCACGAGACCGCCGTGCACCGCGCCGACGCGGCCGGCACGGTGGGCGCCCCCTACACGCTGCCCGCCGACGTGGCGGCCGACTCCCTCGACGAATGGCTCGACCTCATCACCTTCGTCCAGTCGTTCAAGCAGTCCGAGGCGCCGCTCGGCGAGCCGGGCCAGTCCCTGCACCTGCACGCGACCGACGTCCCCGGTGCCGAGTGGCTCATCGAGATCGGCGAGCAGGGCTTCACCTGGCGGCGCGCCCACGCCAAGGCGACGGTCGCGGTGCGCGGCCCCCTCACCGACGTGCTGCGCGTCTTCCACCGGCGGCTGCCCACCGACACCCCGACCGTCGAAATCCTCGGAGAGGCGGCCGTGTTCGACCACTGGCTGGCCACGACCGCGTTCTGA